A genome region from Mammaliicoccus sp. Marseille-Q6498 includes the following:
- a CDS encoding Xaa-Pro peptidase family protein, which yields MKRNEITTFLDEKNADAAWITTPLNVFYLTGYLSEPHERLFSLLITKDGKETLFCPKMEVEEAKNAGFKGEIVGYLDTESAFDLIEKRDYKTFAIEAEHLSVKRLREVEKAFNVETIVDIDQVLKDIRNVKTTSEIELLHEAAKYADLAIQAGVDKLAEGVTEVEVLNHIETTMKQHGISKMSFDTMVLFGDHASAPHGTPGDRKLKNDEYVLFDLGVIYKGYCSDITRTVPFGTPSNKAKEIYNIVLDANKQAIEMIKPGAKISDCDKVAREIISNAGYGDYFPHRLGHGLGLSVHEFPDISSTNQDQFQEGMVLTIEPGIYVPGVAGVRIEDDIVVTKDGHKILTGYQK from the coding sequence ATGAAACGAAATGAAATTACAACATTTTTAGACGAAAAAAATGCTGATGCTGCGTGGATCACAACACCATTAAATGTATTTTATTTAACAGGCTATTTATCCGAACCACATGAGCGTTTATTTAGTTTACTAATTACAAAAGACGGGAAAGAAACTTTATTTTGTCCAAAAATGGAAGTTGAAGAAGCAAAAAATGCTGGTTTCAAAGGGGAAATTGTAGGCTACTTAGATACTGAATCAGCTTTTGATTTAATCGAGAAAAGAGACTATAAAACTTTTGCAATTGAAGCAGAACATTTATCTGTGAAAAGACTTCGCGAAGTCGAAAAAGCTTTTAATGTAGAAACTATTGTTGATATTGATCAAGTATTAAAAGACATTAGAAATGTAAAAACAACAAGTGAAATTGAATTATTACATGAAGCGGCAAAATATGCAGACCTTGCAATTCAAGCTGGTGTAGATAAATTGGCAGAAGGCGTTACGGAAGTTGAAGTTTTAAATCATATTGAAACAACTATGAAACAACACGGCATTTCAAAAATGAGTTTTGATACGATGGTGTTATTCGGTGATCACGCATCAGCTCCACATGGTACACCAGGCGACAGAAAGCTTAAAAATGACGAATATGTACTATTTGATTTAGGTGTAATTTATAAAGGTTATTGTTCAGATATAACTAGAACAGTTCCATTTGGTACACCATCAAATAAAGCAAAAGAAATTTACAACATTGTACTTGATGCAAATAAACAAGCGATTGAAATGATAAAACCTGGCGCTAAAATTTCTGATTGCGATAAAGTAGCACGTGAAATCATCAGTAATGCTGGTTATGGCGACTACTTCCCACATAGACTTGGTCACGGATTAGGATTAAGCGTACACGAATTCCCAGATATCTCTAGTACGAATCAAGATCAATTTCAAGAAGGTATGGTGCTAACAATTGAACCCGGCATTTATGT
- a CDS encoding metal-dependent hydrolase codes for MKVSFHGQSVIYFESKGQKVIVDPFITGNPLSDLDADKVEADFIILTHGHGDHLGDTVNIAKRTDATVIALPEVLDYLSNKHGLENVHPMNIGGNIEFEFGKVKYVQAFHSSSFTEDNGDIIYLGMPTGVVLETEAGTIYHTGDTGLFSDMKLIADRHPVDLCFIPIGDNFTMGIDDASYAINEFIKPKKVVPIHYDTFDYIKQDPNDFKEAVKNAEVHILKPGESVEL; via the coding sequence ATGAAAGTTTCATTTCATGGTCAATCAGTTATTTATTTTGAAAGCAAAGGACAAAAAGTGATTGTAGATCCATTCATTACAGGTAATCCACTTTCTGATTTAGACGCTGATAAAGTAGAAGCAGATTTTATTATTTTAACGCATGGTCACGGTGATCATTTAGGTGATACTGTTAACATCGCTAAAAGAACAGATGCAACAGTGATTGCTTTACCCGAAGTATTAGATTATTTATCAAATAAACATGGTTTAGAAAATGTACATCCAATGAATATTGGTGGGAATATTGAATTTGAATTTGGTAAAGTAAAATATGTCCAAGCATTCCATAGTAGTAGTTTCACTGAAGATAATGGTGATATCATTTATTTAGGTATGCCAACTGGCGTTGTGTTAGAAACTGAAGCAGGCACAATTTATCATACTGGTGACACAGGATTATTTAGTGATATGAAACTTATTGCAGACCGTCATCCGGTAGATTTATGCTTTATTCCGATAGGTGACAATTTCACAATGGGAATTGATGATGCGAGTTATGCAATTAATGAATTCATTAAACCGAAAAAAGTTGTACCTATTCATTACGATACATTTGATTACATTAAGCAAGATCCAAATGATTTTAAAGAAGCAGTCAAAAATGCTGAAGTCCACATTTTAAAACCTGGAGAATCAGTTGAATTATAA
- a CDS encoding DRTGG domain-containing protein, translating into MTKHEQIIKYIESLSVGHKISVRQIAKDLNVSEGTAYRAIKEADNKGLVASIDRVGTVRIERKSREQIENLTFNDIVKIVDGQVLGGKQGLYKTLSKFAIGAMELADVVKYLTKNTLLIVGNRADVQMEALKRGSAVLITGGFEADEAIIEYADEYDLPIISSNYDTFIVANVINRAIYDQMIKKEILMVEDIMIPIESTSYLDDSLKVRDWNELSQQTSHTRFPVVDNELKVVGILTSKDIVNVEQDKSIKSLMTKSPIVAQLNTTIATCAHLMIWEGIELLPVVDNSKELIGIISREDVLKTMQLMSRQPQIGETIHDQIAKQMSMKDGNIFVNISPQLTNQFGMMTKSVYIAVIEEALRYEVRKTKKSELMIEHIDIYYLKTVQIDDDVQVHISTLDIGRLFAKFEVTMSSGNHTVAKAMIMCQLLDN; encoded by the coding sequence ATGACGAAACATGAACAAATTATTAAGTACATTGAATCGTTATCTGTTGGACATAAAATCTCTGTCAGGCAGATTGCTAAAGATTTAAATGTGTCTGAAGGAACAGCATATCGAGCAATAAAAGAAGCGGATAATAAAGGCCTTGTTGCATCAATTGATAGAGTTGGTACAGTGAGAATTGAACGAAAATCAAGAGAGCAAATTGAAAATTTAACTTTTAATGATATTGTAAAAATTGTAGATGGACAAGTTTTAGGTGGAAAGCAAGGACTCTATAAAACTTTATCCAAGTTTGCAATTGGTGCAATGGAGTTAGCAGACGTTGTAAAATATTTAACGAAAAACACATTACTCATAGTGGGTAATAGAGCAGACGTTCAAATGGAAGCTTTAAAAAGAGGTTCAGCTGTTCTCATTACAGGTGGATTTGAAGCGGATGAAGCCATTATTGAATACGCTGATGAATATGATTTGCCTATCATATCTTCAAATTATGATACATTCATTGTAGCAAACGTAATTAACAGAGCCATTTATGACCAAATGATTAAGAAAGAAATTTTAATGGTTGAAGATATTATGATTCCTATTGAATCAACTTCATATTTAGATGACAGTTTAAAAGTACGCGATTGGAATGAATTATCTCAACAAACTTCTCATACTAGATTCCCTGTTGTAGATAATGAACTGAAAGTAGTGGGCATATTAACGAGTAAAGATATTGTTAATGTAGAACAAGATAAAAGTATTAAATCTTTAATGACTAAATCGCCTATAGTTGCACAGTTAAATACAACAATCGCAACATGTGCACACCTTATGATTTGGGAAGGTATTGAATTACTTCCTGTAGTTGACAATTCAAAAGAATTAATAGGCATTATATCTAGAGAAGATGTATTGAAGACGATGCAACTTATGAGTAGACAACCGCAAATTGGTGAAACCATTCATGATCAAATTGCTAAGCAAATGAGTATGAAAGATGGTAATATCTTTGTTAATATTTCACCTCAACTTACGAATCAATTTGGTATGATGACTAAGTCGGTTTATATTGCTGTTATTGAAGAAGCTTTGAGATATGAAGTGAGAAAGACTAAAAAATCTGAATTGATGATAGAGCATATCGATATTTATTATTTAAAAACAGTTCAAATTGATGATGATGTACAAGTGCACATTTCGACTTTAGATATAGGAAGATTGTTTGCTAAATTTGAAGTGACGATGTCATCTGGAAACCATACTGTAGCGAAAGCTATGATCATGTGTCAGTTATTAGATAATTAA
- a CDS encoding YtpI family protein produces MSPVIMSTLVALSVTIMILALIFAILNLARSFRTKREVRKAYHKERARFYFGIFMIAFSADQVLLFPTLVTYIVVLVLLFFGIINITYGHKASKYFKGNLPIENKAWDEFEQKKRNQSS; encoded by the coding sequence ATGTCACCTGTAATTATGTCTACATTAGTTGCTTTATCGGTAACAATAATGATTCTCGCTTTGATTTTCGCTATTTTAAACTTGGCTCGTTCTTTTAGAACTAAACGAGAAGTTAGAAAAGCATATCATAAAGAGCGTGCAAGATTTTATTTCGGTATATTTATGATTGCATTCTCAGCTGACCAAGTATTGCTATTTCCAACTTTAGTTACCTATATTGTCGTCTTAGTATTATTATTTTTCGGTATTATAAACATTACTTATGGTCATAAAGCAAGTAAATACTTTAAAGGTAATTTACCAATTGAAAATAAAGCTTGGGATGAATTTGAACAAAAAAAGCGTAATCAATCTTCTTAA
- a CDS encoding bifunctional oligoribonuclease/PAP phosphatase NrnA: MIEILEKIKQYETIIIHRHVRPDPDAYGSQLGLKYILEEAFPEKHIYAVGQSEPTLEFIGDLDIIEDDVYNGALVIVCDTANAPRIDDNRYNTGSELIKIDHHPPVDSYADINFVNTSASSTSEMICDLNTAWNLNESNINEKASRVLYLGIVGDTGRFLFDNTTPHTMEVAATLMTKEFNRNQMLNQLSERDPKLLHFQGYILQNFNYDGEGFCSIKITKDILEKFDLLPNEASLFVNTVADIKGVKAWVFAVDEGKEIRCRIRSKGIQINHIAGKYNGGGHPNASGASVYSWEEFDALAADIKSEI; the protein is encoded by the coding sequence ATGATAGAAATTTTAGAAAAAATTAAACAATATGAAACAATCATAATACATAGACACGTGAGGCCAGATCCAGATGCATACGGTTCACAACTAGGATTGAAATATATTTTAGAAGAGGCTTTTCCAGAGAAGCATATTTATGCGGTTGGACAATCTGAACCTACATTGGAATTTATAGGTGATTTGGACATTATTGAAGACGATGTATATAACGGTGCGCTCGTAATCGTTTGTGACACTGCAAATGCGCCAAGAATAGATGATAACCGTTATAATACCGGTTCTGAACTCATTAAAATTGACCATCATCCACCAGTAGATTCATACGCAGACATCAACTTTGTAAACACTTCTGCATCTTCTACAAGTGAAATGATATGTGACTTAAATACAGCGTGGAATTTGAATGAATCCAACATTAATGAAAAAGCGAGTAGAGTATTATATCTCGGTATTGTAGGTGACACTGGCCGATTCTTATTTGATAATACGACACCACATACGATGGAAGTTGCTGCTACATTAATGACGAAAGAATTTAATCGTAATCAAATGTTAAATCAACTAAGTGAAAGAGATCCTAAGTTACTACATTTTCAAGGGTATATTCTTCAGAACTTTAATTACGATGGAGAAGGTTTCTGCTCAATAAAAATTACGAAAGATATTTTAGAAAAATTTGATTTATTACCAAATGAAGCATCTTTATTTGTAAATACTGTAGCTGATATTAAAGGCGTAAAAGCTTGGGTATTCGCTGTTGATGAAGGTAAAGAAATTAGATGTAGAATTCGTTCAAAAGGTATTCAAATTAATCATATTGCTGGAAAGTATAACGGTGGCGGTCATCCTAACGCATCTGGCGCTTCAGTATATAGTTGGGAAGAATTTGACGCATTAGCTGCTGATATTAAATCTGAAATATAG
- a CDS encoding DNA polymerase III subunit alpha — protein MVSHLNIHSSYDLLNSSIRIADVVKKAKNENYQALAITDLNVMHGALQFYDECLKAEIKPIFGLTIYLDDQLNKLECVVLAKNNIGYHNLVKLTSAISIKERKSTPVEWVNAYSDGLILIAKELNSENEQLFNSININQEDKYVSHNSYDDSNYKKVYIKSALYLNAVDSDSLIGLSAIKNNEKLTISDFNTQLNHHFQTIAEINQEDVDEAYINNTDEIAHKCSVEIRYHQDLLPKYDTPENKDSNEYLWEQLMINKEKYPQFNDEYEKRLKYEYDIIVSMGYADYFLIVSDLINYAKSHDVLVGPGRGSSGGSLVSYILNITTIDPIEFDLLFERFLNPERVTMPDIDIDFQDTKRDKVIQYVQEKYGDNRVAGIVTYGHLLARAVARDIGRILQFDDATLNYISKLIPHKLGITLDEAYENEDFKQFVNQNHLHEKWFQLSKQLEGLPRHTSTHAAGIIINDQPLHQFVPTMMGDTGVLTQWTMTETEKLGLLKIDFLGLRNLSIIQQVVNQVKFQEKQQIDIEKIPFDDPKVFELLSKGETTGIFQLESQGVRSVLRRLKPDHFLDIVAVTSLYRPGPMEEIPTYIKRRRQDETIEYLHPDLESILKSTYGVIIYQEQIMQIASKFAGFSYGEADILRRAMSKKNRAVLESERKHFINGSLNRGYEESTAIKIFDLILKFADYGYPKAHAVAYSKIAYIMTYLKVHYPTYFYASILSNVVGNEVKTEQMVTELKRIGVNIYPPSINHSEWFYKATKTGIYTSLGAIKNVGYQSVKSIIEERKSKGPYQDMYDIVHRLPNKVKNKKLIQALIYAGALDDFQQTRATMLQSIDDVYESSESVGDANNLLAELGLNVKKEFKEVEEMPSITKSEYEKEYLGFYATEHPILTIFKKHQYLTIYPITKQKEKVPMLVMISNLRKIRTKKGQNMAFVNLIDGINEIEGVIFPETYKTIEKMNIENKPLIIHGKIENRNDKQQIIINQIESMEDFKNNKIQNTKEIVIRNVEDLGDWVTSSDESKIKLSYFDDKKLTSHVIGFLNNKSGNIEGFINEVGYENVRLI, from the coding sequence ATGGTAAGTCATTTAAATATTCATTCATCATACGATCTTTTGAATTCTAGTATTAGAATTGCAGACGTCGTTAAAAAAGCTAAAAATGAAAATTATCAAGCGCTAGCTATTACAGATTTAAATGTTATGCACGGTGCTTTACAGTTTTACGATGAATGTCTCAAAGCAGAAATAAAGCCTATTTTTGGGTTAACTATATATTTAGATGATCAATTAAATAAATTAGAGTGTGTTGTTTTAGCAAAAAATAACATTGGTTATCATAACTTAGTAAAATTAACTTCTGCAATTTCGATAAAAGAACGTAAATCAACGCCCGTGGAATGGGTGAATGCATATTCAGACGGTTTAATACTAATTGCAAAAGAATTAAACTCAGAAAATGAGCAACTCTTTAATTCAATTAATATAAATCAAGAAGATAAATATGTATCTCACAATTCTTATGATGATTCAAATTATAAAAAGGTATATATTAAGTCAGCTTTATATTTAAATGCTGTAGATAGCGACAGTTTAATTGGTTTAAGTGCGATTAAAAATAATGAAAAATTAACAATTTCTGATTTTAATACGCAACTTAATCACCACTTCCAAACAATTGCTGAAATTAATCAAGAAGATGTGGACGAAGCATATATAAATAATACGGATGAAATTGCACATAAATGTTCCGTTGAGATTCGTTACCATCAAGATTTATTGCCGAAATATGATACACCAGAGAATAAAGACAGTAATGAATACTTATGGGAACAACTCATGATTAATAAAGAAAAATATCCTCAATTTAATGATGAATATGAAAAAAGATTGAAATATGAATACGACATTATCGTTTCAATGGGATATGCAGATTACTTTTTAATTGTTAGTGACTTAATCAATTATGCGAAGTCTCATGATGTATTAGTTGGTCCTGGACGTGGTTCATCAGGTGGCTCATTAGTTAGTTACATATTAAATATTACAACGATTGATCCAATTGAATTTGACTTACTCTTTGAACGTTTTTTAAATCCTGAACGTGTCACAATGCCAGATATCGATATTGATTTTCAAGATACGAAACGTGATAAAGTTATTCAGTATGTTCAAGAAAAATACGGAGATAATCGTGTAGCAGGTATTGTAACGTACGGTCATTTATTAGCGAGAGCTGTCGCAAGAGATATAGGCAGAATTTTGCAATTTGATGACGCTACACTTAACTATATTTCTAAATTAATTCCACACAAACTAGGTATTACACTAGATGAAGCTTATGAAAATGAAGACTTCAAACAATTTGTTAATCAAAATCATCTGCATGAAAAATGGTTTCAATTAAGTAAACAACTTGAAGGTTTACCTCGTCACACTTCAACGCACGCTGCAGGTATCATTATTAATGACCAACCGTTACATCAATTTGTTCCAACAATGATGGGGGATACTGGTGTTTTGACACAATGGACGATGACAGAAACTGAAAAACTTGGACTATTAAAAATAGACTTTTTAGGTTTAAGAAATTTATCGATTATTCAACAAGTTGTTAACCAAGTTAAATTTCAAGAAAAACAACAAATCGACATTGAAAAAATTCCTTTTGACGATCCTAAAGTATTTGAATTGTTATCTAAAGGTGAAACAACAGGTATTTTCCAACTTGAATCTCAAGGTGTTAGAAGCGTATTAAGAAGACTGAAACCTGATCATTTTTTGGATATTGTTGCTGTAACTTCTCTATATAGACCTGGTCCTATGGAAGAAATTCCGACTTATATTAAACGTAGAAGACAAGACGAAACAATTGAATATTTACATCCAGATTTAGAAAGTATATTAAAGTCAACTTATGGTGTTATTATTTATCAAGAACAAATTATGCAAATTGCGAGTAAGTTCGCTGGTTTTTCATATGGTGAAGCGGATATTTTAAGACGAGCGATGAGTAAGAAAAATAGAGCTGTATTAGAAAGTGAAAGAAAACATTTTATTAATGGAAGCTTAAACCGTGGATATGAAGAGTCAACTGCTATCAAGATATTTGATTTAATACTTAAGTTTGCTGATTATGGTTATCCTAAAGCTCATGCTGTAGCATACAGTAAAATCGCTTATATTATGACTTATTTAAAAGTACATTATCCGACGTATTTTTACGCATCTATATTATCAAATGTTGTCGGTAATGAAGTTAAAACTGAACAAATGGTTACTGAATTAAAAAGAATAGGCGTCAACATTTATCCACCATCTATAAATCATAGCGAATGGTTTTATAAAGCAACAAAGACTGGGATATATACTTCATTAGGTGCAATCAAAAATGTTGGATATCAAAGTGTTAAAAGCATAATAGAAGAACGAAAATCTAAAGGCCCTTATCAAGATATGTATGATATTGTGCACAGATTACCTAATAAAGTTAAAAACAAAAAATTAATTCAAGCGCTTATTTATGCTGGTGCTTTAGATGATTTTCAACAAACAAGAGCGACAATGCTCCAATCAATTGATGATGTTTATGAAAGTAGCGAATCAGTTGGTGATGCGAATAATTTACTTGCAGAATTAGGTTTGAATGTTAAGAAAGAATTTAAAGAAGTTGAAGAAATGCCGAGTATAACTAAAAGCGAATATGAAAAAGAATATTTAGGTTTTTATGCAACAGAGCATCCTATTTTAACTATTTTTAAAAAGCATCAATATTTAACGATATATCCTATAACAAAACAAAAAGAGAAAGTGCCGATGCTTGTGATGATTTCTAATTTAAGAAAAATTCGAACTAAAAAAGGACAAAATATGGCTTTTGTTAATTTAATAGATGGCATAAATGAAATCGAAGGCGTCATTTTCCCAGAGACATATAAAACAATTGAAAAGATGAATATTGAAAATAAGCCACTCATTATTCATGGGAAAATTGAAAATAGAAATGACAAGCAGCAAATTATAATTAATCAAATTGAATCTATGGAAGATTTTAAAAACAATAAAATACAAAATACGAAAGAAATTGTTATTAGAAACGTAGAAGATTTAGGTGATTGGGTAACGTCGTCTGATGAAAGTAAAATTAAATTATCTTATTTCGATGATAAGAAACTTACTTCACATGTAATAGGGTTTTTAAATAACAAGTCTGGAAATATTGAAGGTTTTATTAATGAAGTAGGATATGAAAATGTACGCCTTATATAG
- a CDS encoding malic enzyme-like NAD(P)-binding protein encodes MSLRDDALYMHKEKQGKLGVYAKVKVTNKEELSLAYSPGVAEPCKDIHEDVRKVYDYTMKSNAVAVITDGTAVLGLGDIGPEASIPVMEGKAVLFKSFAGVDGVPIALNTTDVDEIVNTVKLLEPNYGGVNLEDISAPRCFEIEERLKKETKIPVFHDDQHGTAIVTVAGLINALKITDRKISEIKVVLNGAGAAGIAIIKLLYSYGVRNMIMCDSKGAIYEDRPYGMNPTKDFVAKWTNKDKIQGELEDVIQDADAFIGVSVEGALTKEMVEKMAADPIIFAMANPVPEIMPDIAKEAGAKVIGTGRSDFPNQINNVLAFPGIFRGALDIRATHINEEMKRAAVEAIANLIEEDEVNADYVIPGPFDPRVAPNVARAVAKAGMESGVARIEVDLDEIERKTYELTDLS; translated from the coding sequence TTGTCATTAAGAGACGATGCTTTATACATGCATAAAGAAAAACAAGGAAAATTAGGCGTTTACGCTAAAGTTAAAGTAACAAACAAAGAAGAATTAAGCCTTGCTTATTCACCAGGTGTTGCAGAACCTTGTAAAGATATTCATGAAGATGTACGAAAAGTATACGATTATACAATGAAATCTAATGCAGTAGCAGTCATTACTGACGGTACAGCAGTGTTAGGGCTTGGAGATATCGGTCCAGAAGCAAGTATACCTGTTATGGAAGGTAAAGCTGTATTATTCAAAAGTTTTGCTGGAGTAGATGGTGTTCCAATCGCATTAAATACAACAGATGTAGACGAGATAGTTAATACTGTTAAATTATTAGAGCCTAACTATGGCGGTGTCAATTTAGAAGATATCTCTGCACCGAGATGTTTTGAAATTGAAGAAAGATTAAAAAAAGAAACTAAAATACCAGTATTTCACGATGATCAACATGGTACAGCAATCGTGACAGTAGCTGGTTTAATTAATGCGCTTAAAATCACAGATAGAAAAATATCTGAAATCAAAGTAGTATTAAATGGTGCTGGTGCAGCTGGAATTGCAATCATTAAATTATTATATTCTTATGGTGTTAGAAACATGATTATGTGTGATTCTAAAGGTGCAATTTATGAAGATAGACCATACGGCATGAATCCTACTAAAGATTTTGTTGCAAAATGGACTAATAAAGACAAAATTCAAGGCGAATTAGAAGATGTCATTCAAGATGCGGATGCATTTATTGGCGTTTCTGTAGAAGGTGCATTAACTAAAGAAATGGTTGAGAAGATGGCAGCAGATCCAATTATCTTTGCTATGGCTAACCCTGTACCTGAAATTATGCCTGACATTGCAAAAGAAGCAGGAGCAAAAGTAATCGGTACTGGTCGTTCAGATTTCCCTAACCAAATTAATAATGTATTAGCTTTCCCAGGTATTTTCAGAGGTGCTTTAGATATTAGAGCAACACATATTAATGAAGAAATGAAACGTGCAGCAGTAGAAGCGATTGCTAATTTAATCGAAGAAGATGAAGTAAACGCTGATTACGTCATTCCTGGCCCATTTGACCCTAGAGTGGCTCCAAATGTAGCAAGAGCAGTTGCAAAAGCAGGTATGGAATCAGGTGTGGCAAGAATTGAAGTAGATTTAGATGAAATAGAGCGTAAGACTTATGAACTAACAGACTTGTCATAA
- a CDS encoding GntR family transcriptional regulator yields the protein MDKEKQKGLIKIVEQIHSIIDEKNIQVGEKLPSERFLSETLNVGRSSIREALRALELLGVIHTRRGEGTFLSDMYQHQLFDLIGRFLIRNDSQLDEINELKWMIESFCEEHNNSEVNSMEELVSSNNNQIMYMIWKLLSQYSDRFERGN from the coding sequence TTGGATAAAGAAAAGCAAAAAGGTTTAATCAAAATTGTTGAGCAAATACATTCAATTATTGATGAAAAAAATATTCAAGTAGGTGAAAAGTTACCTTCTGAAAGATTTCTTAGTGAAACACTTAATGTTGGACGTTCGAGTATTAGAGAAGCACTTAGAGCTTTAGAGTTACTAGGTGTTATACATACAAGAAGAGGTGAAGGTACATTCTTAAGTGACATGTATCAACACCAACTTTTTGATTTAATTGGTAGATTCTTAATACGTAATGATTCACAATTAGATGAAATAAACGAACTTAAGTGGATGATAGAAAGTTTCTGTGAAGAGCATAATAATAGTGAAGTAAACTCAATGGAAGAGCTTGTTTCCTCAAATAACAATCAAATTATGTACATGATTTGGAAGTTACTCTCTCAATATAGTGATAGATTTGAAAGAGGCAATTGA
- the accD gene encoding acetyl-CoA carboxylase, carboxyltransferase subunit beta, with protein sequence MFKDLFNRNQKKKKYVTVQNSKDNDVPEGIMTKCPKCKKIMYTKELVQNLNVCFNCDHHIPLTAHDRIRAVSDEDAFKEFDVGMTASNPLNFPGYEEKLEKDRKKTGLNDAVVTGVTKIDGIPYGICVMDSRFRMGSMGAVVGEKICRIVDYCADHNLPFVLFTASGGARMQEGIISLMQMAKTSVSLKRHSDKGLLFISYMTHPTTGGVSASFASVGDLNFAEPKALIGFAGRRIIEQTISEKLPDDFQTAEFLLEHGQLDKVVHRKDMYQTLSTVLKMHCNEVKDNA encoded by the coding sequence ATGTTTAAAGACTTGTTCAATCGAAACCAAAAAAAGAAAAAATATGTAACTGTCCAGAACAGTAAAGATAACGATGTGCCTGAAGGTATTATGACTAAATGTCCAAAATGTAAAAAAATTATGTACACAAAAGAACTCGTACAAAATTTAAATGTCTGCTTTAATTGTGATCATCATATTCCTTTAACTGCGCATGATAGAATTAGAGCTGTTAGTGACGAAGACGCATTTAAAGAATTTGATGTTGGTATGACGGCTTCAAATCCACTAAACTTCCCAGGATATGAAGAAAAACTAGAAAAAGACAGAAAAAAAACGGGTCTAAATGATGCGGTTGTTACAGGTGTTACAAAAATAGATGGTATACCATACGGCATCTGTGTAATGGATTCTAGGTTTAGAATGGGTAGTATGGGCGCAGTTGTTGGTGAAAAAATTTGTCGTATCGTAGACTATTGTGCAGATCACAATTTACCTTTTGTACTTTTCACTGCTAGTGGTGGTGCGAGAATGCAAGAAGGTATTATTTCATTAATGCAAATGGCTAAAACAAGCGTATCTTTAAAACGCCATAGTGATAAAGGTTTATTGTTTATATCATATATGACTCATCCTACTACTGGTGGTGTTTCTGCAAGTTTTGCCTCTGTAGGTGATTTGAATTTTGCTGAACCTAAAGCATTGATAGGATTTGCAGGTAGAAGAATTATTGAACAAACAATTAGCGAAAAATTACCTGATGATTTTCAAACTGCTGAATTCTTACTAGAGCATGGACAATTAGATAAAGTTGTTCATAGAAAGGATATGTATCAAACGTTAAGTACCGTTCTTAAGATGCATTGTAATGAGGTGAAAGATAATGCTTGA